ACGATGGCGCGGGCTTCGTCTTCCGGGTGGGACCAGCTTTCTTGCGTTTCGGTTAGGGTCTTGGTGGAGGGGTCGTAAGTGAAGCGCCATTGGCCGGCGGGGAGGTTGGGGACGATCTCTGGTCTAGGGAAGAAGAGGCCGAGTTTCATGGGGTCGGTGTCGGATTTTTGGCCCATGGGGGGTGTTTCCAAGGTGGTCTTGTCGAAGTTCGCCCATGGTCCACCTGGcgttgaggaggagggggtgcCTTGtttctcgttgatggcgtTGCGGACGTATTCTCGTGCTAGGCCGCCGTTCTTGTAACAGAGCATGAACATGTAGAGACCGGGGGTTGTGGGATGGTTGAAAAAGTGTGTTGCAGGGTCGGGTTTATAGCTGGGGGTGGACATGAGGAAGGTCGTCGATGTTCCTAGGGACACCATTGCGTCTGAGGGCCGCAGTGGCAGGGCGAGGATGGTGGCCGGGTTGTCACCAGTCGAGGGGATCACTGCGCAGTCGGGACTGAAGCCATATCGCTCGACGTAGTACCGGTCAATCATGCCCAGATGGATACCGCCATCCTCGGGGACAGGACCCAGCTTCCGCTTTAGATCTTCTGGACCAAACGATCCTGCGCACAACTTCAGAAGTTCCTCATGGTATGCCCCCTTCTTGATATCCCACAGGTTCATTCCACAGACGTCCGAGATATCAAACGGCGCAATACGGCCCAGAAGCAACGACGCCAGGAAAGAAGACACGAGAGAAATCCTCTCCGTCTTCTGATAAACATCAGGATACTTCCTCTGGAACCTCATAATCTGAGGACCCGTAAACCTCTACAAATTGTCAGCAACCAATTCAATCCTCACAAACCAACAGCAGAAAACTTACATGATGGGCCTTACTCCCCGTAACCTCCGCCAACTCCTCCCTACTCCCCAAAACCCCATCAAACTCATCACACTCCTTCTGCGTACTCGAATCCTGCCAATTCGGGCTAAAAGGGTGCGAGAACGCCCCACTCAACTGCTCCTCCAATCCCTTCTTCGCATCCAACCCTTGCAACATCCCCTCCGCCTCCCGCCCCCAATAAACGCTCCCATGTTGCTGCCCCGCCCCCGAAATCCCCTTCACGCGACTGAAATCCAGGCCCTGGGAACGCAGACCCTCGAGAACACCGTCGAGAGCTTGCAGCCAGAGAGCGACGGGGGCGAAGACCTCGTGCTCGGCTTCGTTGGCTTGCACGCCCTTTTTGATGGGGAAGCCGTGGGAGTCGGCGTCGAAGTCGAAGACGGAGGTgtggacgacttttagggaGGAGTTTACGACGAGGGCCTTGAGTTGTTGGGTTGAGAGGTCGAAGCCGATGTACAATGGTGTTGGGGTCGCCATTGTGGGGTAGTATGGGGTGGTTTTGAGGTGGTGGTACGGGTGGGATGGTGTTGTTGAGAGAAAAATCAGAAAGCAGATAAGGAATTGGTTTTTTTATACCAGGAAAATACGTTAGGGTCTATTGAATTGGGTTGTGTGTGGTTGGAATCGAGATTATGCATTCTTCAATGATGTGAGCGCGGATGATGTCAATGGCCCCTCCGGGAAATTCCCCGGTTAATTAGTACAGTATTAACCATCGGGGTACATAGACGAGCATATATCTGTATCGAGGACAAAAATCTATTCCTATTGCACAATATCTAACCCAAGAATACTCTAATTCAACAACAGAATACATTTCTTGTTTGTACCCCTCCATCCTTCATTCTCCATTCAGGGTATCAGTTGTAATGGTCTGTGCCATGTGCCGAAATGACAATGCCTACTCCTCCCAATGATAAATAAATTATAGAAATTGAATCAAAACCAAAACAGTTCAACGCCTTTTGGAATCCTCCTGGTCGTGCTCATGCTCATGCTCGTGGTCGTGCTCGTGGTCGTGGTCTTGGTCGTCACCAGCCTCCGGGTTGATTCGTGCACTAGTCTCCGGAGCAATGAACTCCTCCGTAAAGTTCGCATCAGTCTGCTCCGACGGCACAAAGCGGACCTTAAGACGCTTGACGCCAATTACGCCCGCTCCAACGGCTTCTCGGACCGCATTCTCAACCTTCCGAGATTGCTTAACGGACCACGATCCGGGCACTCCCAATTCAATTTCCATGAGGTAGTTCTGACCAGACTTCATACCCTGGACGTCACGGACCTCAGCAGCCTTGTCTTGGATCTGAGCGAGAGCTTTCTTCGCCGCCTTGCCAACAGACCCTTTGATATCATCGTCCACGGTTGTGTCGGCCAATTCCAGCAATGAGGTCCGGGTGTTGCCCCATCCTGCCTTGATAACCATCAGAGAAATCAACAGGCCGCCCACGGGATCCAGCCAGGAGGCATCCTTAAACACGTATGTACCGCCGATGGTGAACAGAGCCACGATACTGGTGAGGGAATCGATGCGATGGTGGACGGCGTTCGATGCGAGGACGGACGACTTGCGTTCTTCGGCGATTTTCATAGCTGTAGCAATCACCTGGGTTAGCCTCGATTGATCCTACGAACCCGATTCAGGGGGCACAAGGCACTCACTAGCATGATAGAGCCATTCCTTAATCACAATAGAACCACCCGCCAACCAAGCAGCATGAATATTCGGTCCCAACACATCCACCCCATGGCTATGCGAATGCCCATGTCCCAACACCCCCGAGTGCGCCAGCGCATCCGCAGCCTCAGGATAAAACTGATCCAACAACACCTGCCCAGCATTCAATCCCATAAACACACCACCACAAAGCAATAGCCCACTAACACCCAGCGCACCAATACTCTCAATCTTTCCATATCCGTTCGGGAACCGTTCGGAGGGCGGCTTCAGCGACCACGCGACCGTCCCGAGGGTGAGGAAGTCGGAAACGAGATCCGTGAGCGCGTGGTAGGCGTCTGCGATCAGGGCCTGGGAATGGAAGACGTAACCGCCGATGAACTTGCCAATTGCCATGGCGAGGTTGGCGACGAGGCCAATGCGTGTGATGCGGACGCCTGCGTCGAAGGTGTTGCTCGAGGTTAGGTAGACGttgtcgtggtggtggtgatggtggccGTGGCCGCCGTGGCTGGCATGGCCTCTTGTTTGTGTTGCCATGAGAGGTGTAGTTTTTGTTGTATGAATCGGAAGAGTAGGTGTGGGTGTAGgcgtggatgtggatgtggttgttgttAACGGAGTCGGACAGACAGGGAGGCGGACATTGGAGGGAAAGTATTTAAGACGTAATGAGGCAGCTGAAGTCCGCAGAACACGGCGCTGAGCTGACGCACGAGAACCCGGAGAAACACAGCCAGATCGATCTCGGAGCGAGAGAGACAGCAATAATAACGGAGACGGACACGACGCTGGTGACGACGGCGAGCACGCTGGAGTATGGGAGGCCGACGGAGGACGGACCCTGCACCGCAGGGGCTGCGTCAGCGGCATTGAGACTAGCTAATTCTTCAGAGACAATAATGGATGCTTCTCAATTGGCAGGAGGTTTTGTATTTCATATTATCTTCATAGTAGTATTTGTGTAGTATCCGATTCGAAGAAGTTGTTGTTATATCCGGCAGGCGACATCCGAGATGTGCTGACTGTCGCTGACTGAGCTATGATTCCATACAACTTCTAAATACAATTACAGTGGCAATCACAGAATTGCAATTACACCCTAACCCATTCACCAACGACATTGCCGTGATTACAGCTGTTCTTTTGTCTACTGTGGCTTCTCTACCAGTGGCAATCCTCCCCCACGATCGAAAACTAGTCTGAAGCGCCGGTCTCAGCCAAGAAAAGCAACACTAAACAAAATCTGCGGATGGCGCGTCAATTACGGGTCTGTTCGGATTTGATTAATTCAGGCCCAAGAAAAGTCTAC
The sequence above is a segment of the Aspergillus chevalieri M1 DNA, chromosome 6, nearly complete sequence genome. Coding sequences within it:
- a CDS encoding xylulokinase (BUSCO:EOG09261HZD;~COG:G;~EggNog:ENOG410PGX4;~InterPro:IPR018485,IPR018484,IPR042024,IPR043129;~PFAM:PF00370,PF02782;~go_function: GO:0004856 - xylulokinase activity [Evidence IEA];~go_function: GO:0016773 - phosphotransferase activity, alcohol group as acceptor [Evidence IEA];~go_process: GO:0005975 - carbohydrate metabolic process [Evidence IEA];~go_process: GO:0042732 - D-xylose metabolic process [Evidence IEA]), translated to MATPTPLYIGFDLSTQQLKALVVNSSLKVVHTSVFDFDADSHGFPIKKGVQANEAEHEVFAPVALWLQALDGVLEGLRSQGLDFSRVKGISGAGQQHGSVYWGREAEGMLQGLDAKKGLEEQLSGAFSHPFSPNWQDSSTQKECDEFDGVLGSREELAEVTGSKAHHRFTGPQIMRFQRKYPDVYQKTERISLVSSFLASLLLGRIAPFDISDVCGMNLWDIKKGAYHEELLKLCAGSFGPEDLKRKLGPVPEDGGIHLGMIDRYYVERYGFSPDCAVIPSTGDNPATILALPLRPSDAMVSLGTSTTFLMSTPSYKPDPATHFFNHPTTPGLYMFMLCYKNGGLAREYVRNAINEKQGTPSSSTPGGPWANFDKTTLETPPMGQKSDTDPMKLGLFFPRPEIVPNLPAGQWRFTYDPSTKTLTETQESWSHPEDEARAIVESQLLSLRLRSRGLTESPGVGIPAQPRRVYLVGGGSKNRAIAKVAGEVLGGIDGVYKLDVGDNACALGAAYKAVWGLEREPGQTFEALIGQRWREEEFIEKIADGYQPGVYEKYGLAVEGFEQMEGVVLGQNKQ
- a CDS encoding cation diffusion facilitator family transporter (COG:P;~EggNog:ENOG410PGYD;~InterPro:IPR027469,IPR002524;~PFAM:PF01545;~go_component: GO:0016021 - integral component of membrane [Evidence IEA];~go_function: GO:0008324 - cation transmembrane transporter activity [Evidence IEA];~go_process: GO:0006812 - cation transport [Evidence IEA];~go_process: GO:0055085 - transmembrane transport [Evidence IEA]) gives rise to the protein MPLTQPLRCRVRPPSASHTPACSPSSPASCPSPLLLLSLSLRDRSGCVSPGSRASAQRRVLRTSAASLRLKYFPSNVRLPVCPTPLTTTTSTSTPTPTPTLPIHTTKTTPLMATQTRGHASHGGHGHHHHHHDNVYLTSSNTFDAGVRITRIGLVANLAMAIGKFIGGYVFHSQALIADAYHALTDLVSDFLTLGTVAWSLKPPSERFPNGYGKIESIGALGVSGLLLCGGVFMGLNAGQVLLDQFYPEAADALAHSGVLGHGHSHSHGVDVLGPNIHAAWLAGGSIVIKEWLYHATMKIAEERKSSVLASNAVHHRIDSLTSIVALFTIGGTYVFKDASWLDPVGGLLISLMVIKAGWGNTRTSLLELADTTVDDDIKGSVGKAAKKALAQIQDKAAEVRDVQGMKSGQNYLMEIELGVPGSWSVKQSRKVENAVREAVGAGVIGVKRLKVRFVPSEQTDANFTEEFIAPETSARINPEAGDDQDHDHEHDHEHEHEHDQEDSKRR